In one window of Streptomyces sp. NBC_00193 DNA:
- a CDS encoding TetR/AcrR family transcriptional regulator encodes MPNPTPRLGRPRDSQIDSTVLRAARELLAEVGYAGVAMDAIAARAGVGKAAIYRRFGSKAELLFASAVHGMDIEPPPDTGSLRGDVRAMAGLALERLSTPAARMLTPALMVEMSRDPALVARFQGTFIAQERRDLTAILERAEKRGELPGPLDPTVAHLLLGGPLFLALFAFHLPVDEILLDELASVIAAGLIARSRDAAG; translated from the coding sequence ATGCCGAACCCGACACCGCGACTGGGGCGACCCAGGGACAGCCAGATCGACAGCACTGTGCTCCGAGCCGCGCGCGAACTGCTCGCGGAGGTCGGCTACGCCGGGGTGGCCATGGACGCGATCGCCGCCCGCGCGGGCGTGGGCAAGGCTGCCATCTACCGCAGGTTCGGCTCGAAGGCGGAGCTGCTCTTCGCCTCGGCCGTGCACGGTATGGACATCGAGCCGCCGCCGGACACCGGCTCGCTGCGCGGCGATGTCCGCGCGATGGCGGGCCTCGCCCTTGAGCGTCTCTCGACGCCCGCGGCCCGGATGCTGACTCCCGCGCTCATGGTCGAGATGTCTCGCGACCCTGCGCTGGTCGCCCGCTTCCAGGGCACCTTCATCGCCCAGGAGCGGCGCGACCTCACGGCGATACTGGAGCGCGCCGAGAAGCGGGGTGAACTGCCGGGTCCCTTGGACCCGACGGTGGCTCATCTGCTGCTGGGCGGACCGCTGTTCCTCGCGCTGTTCGCCTTCCACCTGCCGGTGGACGAGATCCTGCTCGACGAGCTCGCCTCGGTGATCGCCGCCGGGCTCATCGCCCGCTCCCGGGACGCCGCCGGCTGA
- a CDS encoding methionine ABC transporter permease → MKADWSTFWPKVLDATGETVYMVLITLALSTLSGLAVGLTLYATRKGGVLPNRIVHTVLGLLINVIRPVPFIIAIVALAPVTRGVVGTMIGTNAAIFPMTVVATFGVARIVESNLLSVEPGVIEAARSMGASPLRILLTVLVPEALGPLVLGMTFMLVALIDFSAVAGTVGGGGVGNLAMTYGYLRFDTSVMVVTVLVLIALVQSAQLLGNVVSRKVLRR, encoded by the coding sequence GTGAAGGCGGACTGGAGCACGTTCTGGCCCAAGGTCCTCGACGCCACGGGCGAGACCGTCTACATGGTGCTGATCACCCTGGCGCTGTCGACCCTCAGCGGCCTGGCGGTGGGGCTCACCCTCTACGCCACGCGCAAGGGCGGCGTCCTGCCGAACCGGATCGTCCACACGGTCCTGGGCCTGCTCATCAACGTCATCCGGCCCGTGCCGTTCATCATCGCGATCGTCGCGCTGGCACCGGTCACGCGCGGGGTGGTCGGCACGATGATCGGCACGAACGCCGCGATCTTCCCGATGACGGTCGTCGCGACGTTCGGGGTCGCCCGGATCGTGGAGTCCAACCTGCTCTCCGTCGAACCCGGCGTGATCGAGGCGGCCCGCTCCATGGGCGCGAGCCCGCTGCGGATCCTGCTCACGGTCCTCGTCCCGGAGGCGCTCGGACCCCTGGTCCTCGGCATGACCTTCATGCTCGTCGCACTGATCGACTTCTCGGCGGTGGCCGGCACGGTCGGCGGCGGAGGCGTCGGCAACCTGGCGATGACGTACGGCTACCTGCGCTTCGACACCTCGGTGATGGTGGTGACGGTGCTCGTGCTGATCGCCCTCGTGCAGTCGGCGCAGCTCCTCGGCAACGTGGTCTCCCGCAAGGTGCTCCGCCGCTGA
- a CDS encoding aldo/keto reductase yields the protein MLDRGLVREGPETAGPRGVRIIHRALDSGINFVDTADVYSAGESETIVGKALAGGRRDGVVLATKFHGSLGSDPNEQGNSRRWIIREVENSLRRLGTDWIDLYQVHRPEPETDFDETLGALSDLVHQGKIRYIGTSTFEPSAIVEGQWIAERRGRERVVTEQPPYSLLARGIEREVLPIAQQYGLGVLSWSPLAGGWLSGRYRKGADQPTSSRIDRQAERFDIADPENAAKLDAAEALAQLAEEAGLTLVQLALAFVLEHPAVTSAIIGPRTFEQLESQLGADRVRLSADVLDRIDKIVPPGTNLSARGAGYVPPALCDPRLRRRPRV from the coding sequence CTGCTGGACAGAGGGCTGGTCAGGGAGGGCCCCGAGACCGCGGGCCCTCGGGGCGTCCGGATCATCCACCGGGCCCTCGACTCGGGCATCAACTTCGTCGACACGGCCGACGTGTACTCGGCGGGGGAGTCGGAGACCATCGTCGGGAAGGCCCTCGCCGGCGGCCGGCGGGACGGCGTGGTGCTGGCCACCAAGTTCCACGGCAGCCTCGGCTCCGACCCCAACGAACAGGGCAACAGCCGCCGTTGGATCATCCGCGAGGTGGAGAACAGCCTGCGCCGGCTCGGCACCGACTGGATCGACCTCTACCAGGTGCACCGGCCCGAGCCCGAGACCGACTTCGACGAGACGCTCGGCGCGCTCAGCGACCTCGTCCACCAGGGCAAGATCCGCTACATCGGCACGTCCACCTTCGAGCCCTCCGCGATCGTCGAGGGCCAGTGGATCGCCGAACGCCGCGGCCGCGAAAGAGTGGTGACCGAGCAGCCCCCGTACTCGCTGCTCGCGCGGGGCATCGAGCGCGAGGTCCTGCCCATCGCTCAGCAGTACGGGCTGGGCGTGCTCAGCTGGAGCCCGCTCGCCGGCGGCTGGCTGTCCGGTCGCTACCGCAAGGGCGCCGACCAGCCCACCTCCAGCCGGATCGACCGGCAGGCCGAGCGCTTCGACATTGCCGACCCGGAGAACGCGGCCAAGCTGGACGCCGCCGAGGCACTGGCCCAGCTGGCGGAGGAGGCAGGACTGACCCTGGTGCAACTCGCCCTGGCCTTCGTGCTGGAGCACCCCGCCGTCACCTCGGCCATCATCGGGCCGCGCACCTTCGAGCAGCTGGAGAGCCAGCTGGGCGCCGACCGGGTGCGGCTGAGCGCCGACGTGCTCGACCGCATCGACAAGATCGTGCCGCCGGGCACCAACCTGTCCGCCCGGGGCGCCGGATACGTGCCGCCCGCACTCTGCGACCCGCGGCTGCGCCGCCGCCCGCGCGTCTGA
- a CDS encoding methionine ABC transporter ATP-binding protein has protein sequence MTAAVELRDVAKEFPGGARAVDGVSLTVEAGTVFGVVGHSGAGKSTLLRLVNGLEEPTSGSVLLDGQDLSSLGERRLRPIRREIGMIFQQFNLFRSRTVLGNVLYPLRLAGMDRTAARARAEETLEFVGLAGHGKRYPEQLSGGQRQRVGIARALATRPKVLLCDEATSALDPQTTGEVLALLRRVNRELGVTILLITHEMEVVRTLCDRVAVMEDGKVVESGEVYEVFARPRHATTAAFVRSAQHAEPDAGLLERLRARHPGRLVTVPVVDGGPALDGLSELLRVHGVDFTFVHGGVAEVRGRPLGSVTLELRGEPGAVEAVAAGLGVPDLAEAGVR, from the coding sequence ATGACCGCCGCCGTGGAACTGCGCGATGTCGCGAAGGAGTTCCCGGGCGGAGCGCGCGCCGTGGACGGAGTCAGCCTCACCGTCGAGGCGGGCACCGTCTTCGGTGTCGTCGGGCACAGCGGTGCGGGCAAGTCCACCCTGTTGCGCCTGGTCAACGGGCTGGAGGAGCCGACCTCGGGCAGCGTGCTGCTGGACGGCCAGGACCTCTCGTCCCTCGGCGAGCGCCGGCTGCGCCCCATCCGCCGCGAGATCGGCATGATCTTCCAGCAGTTCAACCTCTTCCGCTCGCGCACGGTCCTGGGCAACGTGCTCTACCCGCTGCGCCTCGCCGGGATGGACCGTACCGCGGCCCGGGCCCGCGCCGAGGAGACGCTGGAGTTCGTCGGTCTCGCCGGCCACGGGAAGCGCTACCCCGAGCAGCTCTCGGGCGGCCAGCGCCAGCGCGTCGGCATCGCCCGCGCGCTCGCCACCCGCCCGAAGGTCCTGCTGTGCGACGAGGCGACCTCCGCCCTCGACCCGCAGACCACCGGCGAGGTGCTCGCCCTGCTGCGCCGGGTCAACCGCGAGCTGGGCGTCACGATCCTCCTCATCACCCACGAGATGGAGGTCGTCCGGACCCTGTGCGACCGCGTCGCGGTCATGGAGGACGGCAAGGTGGTCGAGAGCGGCGAGGTCTACGAGGTCTTCGCGCGGCCCCGCCACGCGACCACGGCCGCCTTCGTCCGCTCCGCGCAGCACGCCGAGCCGGACGCCGGGCTCCTGGAACGCCTTCGCGCCCGACACCCCGGCCGCCTGGTCACGGTGCCCGTCGTCGACGGCGGCCCCGCCCTGGACGGCCTCTCGGAGCTCCTGCGCGTCCACGGCGTCGACTTCACCTTCGTCCACGGAGGCGTCGCCGAGGTGCGCGGACGCCCGTTGGGCAGTGTGACGCTGGAACTGCGCGGCGAGCCCGGCGCGGTCGAGGCCGTCGCCGCCGGGCTGGGCGTACCCGACCTCGCGGAAGCGGGTGTCCGGTGA